In Nomascus leucogenys isolate Asia chromosome 8, Asia_NLE_v1, whole genome shotgun sequence, a single genomic region encodes these proteins:
- the ALDH1B1 gene encoding aldehyde dehydrogenase X, mitochondrial produces MLRFLAPQLLSLQGRTARYSSAAALPSPILNPDIPYNQLFINNEWQDAVSKKTFPTVNPTTGEVIGHVAEGDRADVDRAVKAAREAFRLGSPWRRMDASERGRLLNRLADLVERDRVYLASLETLDNGKPFQESYALDLDEVIKVYRYFAGWADKWHGKTIPMDGQHFCFTRHEPVGVCGQIIPWNFPLVMQGWKLAPALATGNTVVMKVAEQTPLSALYLASLIKEAGFPPGVVNIITGYGPTAGAAIAQHMDVDKVAFTGSTEVGHLIQKAAGDSNLKRVTLELGGKSPSIVLADADMEHAVEQCHEALFFNMGQCCCAGSRTFVEESIYNEFLERTVEKAKQRKVGNPFELDTQQGPQVDKEQFERVLGYIQLGQKEGAKLLCGGERFGERGFFIKPTVFGGVQDDMRIAKEEIFGPVQPLFKFKKIEEVIERANNTRYGLAAAVFTRDLDKAMYFTQALQAGTVWVNTYNIVTCHTPFGGFKESGNGRELGEDGLKAYTEVKTVTIKVPQKNS; encoded by the coding sequence ATGCTGCGCTTCCTGGCACCCCAGCTGCTTAGCCTCCAGGGCAGGACCGCCCGCTACTCCTCGGCAGCAGCCCTCCCAAGCCCCATTCTGAACCCAGACATCCCCTACAACCAGCTGTTCATCAACAACGAATGGCAAGATGCAGTCAGCAAGAAGACCTTCCCAACGGTCAACCCTACCACCGGGGAGGTCATCGGGCACGTGGCTGAAGGTGACCGGGCTGATGTGGATCGGGCCGTGAAAGCAGCCCGGGAAGCCTTCCGCCTGGGGTCCCCATGGCGCCGGATGGATGCCTCTGAGCGGGGCCGGCTGCTGAACCGCCTGGCAGACCTAGTGGAGCGGGATCGAGTCTACCTGGCCTCACTGGAGACCTTGGACAATGGGAAGCCTTTCCAAGAGTCTTACGCCTTGGACTTGGATGAGGTCATCAAGGTGTATCGGTACTTTGCTGGCTGGGCTGACAAGTGGCATGGCAAGACCATCCCCATGGATGGCCAGCATTTCTGCTTCACCCGGCATGAGCCCGTTGGTGTCTGTGGCCAGATCATCCCGTGGAACTTCCCCTTGGTCATGCAGGGTTGGAAACTTGCCCCCGCACTCGCCACAGGCAACACTGTGGTTATGAAGGTGGCAGAGCAGACCCCCCTCTCTGCCCTGTATTTGGCTTCCCTCATCAAGGAGGCAGGCTTTCCCCCTGGGGTCGTGAACATCATCACGGGCTATGGCCCAACTGCAGGTGCGGCCATCGCACAGCACATGGATGTTGACAAAGTTGCCTTCACCGGTTCCACCGAGGTGGGCCACCTGATCCAGAAAGCAGCTGGCGATTCCAACCTCAAGAGAGTCACTCTGGAGCTGGGTGGTAAGAGCCCCAGCATTGTGCTGGCCGATGCTGACATGGAGCATGCCGTGGAGCAGTGTCACGAAGCCCTGTTCTTCAACATGGGCCAGTGCTGCTGTGCTGGCTCCCGGACCTTCGTGGAAGAATCCATCTACAATGAGTTTCTCGAGAGAACCGTGGAGAAAGCAAAGCAGAGGAAAGTGGGGAACCCCTTTGAGCTGGACACACAGCAGGGGCCTCAGGTGGACAAAGAGCAGTTTGAACGAGTCCTAGGCTACATCCAGCTTGGCCAGAAGGAGGGCGCAAAACTCCTCTGTGGCGGAGAGCGTTTTGGGGAGCGTGGTTTCTTCATCAAGCCTACTGTCTTTGGTGGCGTGCAGGATGACATGAGAATTGCCAAAGAGGAGATCTTTGGGCCTGTGCAGCCCCTGTTCAAGTTCAAGAAGATTGAAGAGGTGATTGAGAGGGCCAACAACACCAGATATGGCCTGGCTGCGGCTGTGTTCACCCGGGATCTGGACAAAGCCATGTACTTCACCCAGGCACTCCAGGCCGGGACCGTGTGGGTAAACACCTACAACATCGTCACCTGCCACACACCATTTGGAGGGTTTAAGGAATCTGGAAATGGGAGGGAGCTGGGTGAGGATGGGCTTAAGGCCTACACAGAGGTGAAGACGGTCACCATCAAGGTTCCTCAGAAGAACTCGTAA